AACGAGCGCGAGAGTCCCTTCCGGACGCGGTGGTGGGTGGCCAGGCGCGTGACCTCCTCGCCCTTGAAATATACTCGCCCGGAATCGGGGCGCAGCGCGCCCGTGACGAGGTTGATCAGGGTGGTCTTGCCCGCGCCATTGGGCCCGATGATCGCCGTGAGTCGCGCCGGGGCGAGCGTCAGCTCGACGCCGTCCACGGCGGCCAGCTCGCCAAACCGCTTCCGCAGGCCCTCGACCCTCAAGAGCGCGCCCGCCGTCACGCGATCACCGACCGGACGGCGCCTCGGCCCGGGCCGACCGGACCTGTCGCGCGAAAATGCCGACCACGCCTCCGCGGAAGCCCATGACCAGGACGACCACGATGGCGCCGAGCCAGATGAGCCAGTACTCGGTGAAGCGGACGATGACGTCCTTGATCATGAAAAACAGGAAGGCGCCGACGATGGGGCCCCCGAAGACGTGGATCCCGCCGAGGAGCGTGGCCAGGACCGGCTCGGCCGACGTGCTCCAGTGGGCGATCGGCGGGGTGACGGTGTTCTCGAGCGGGGGGAGCAGCGCGCCGGCCAGCCCAGCGTACAGTCCCGCGATGGTGAAGGCGACCAGGCGGTAGGTCCTCACGGCTATCCCCGCGAATTCCGCCCGGCTCTCGCTGTCCCGGATCGCCTGCAGGGCGAGCCCGAGGGGCGAGTTCACCAGACGGTACATGAGCCAGATGGCGAGGAGCGAGACGACCAGAACGACGTAGTAGTAGCGTTCCATGCTGGCGACGCTGAGCGCCGGCAGGCCAGGAATCGCCAGCGGCGCCCGCGGGATGCCGACGAGCCCGTCGTCACCCCCGGTGAAGTCGCGCCACTTCCACGCGATGGAGTAGATCATCATGCCGTAGGCGAGCGTGAGCATGGAGAAGTAGATCCGGGTGTGCCGGACCGAGAGAAAGCCCAGGAGGAGCGCCGCCGCCGCCGCGACGACCACGCCGCCGATCAGGCCGAGAAAGAGATTCGGCACGGCCAGGAGGATCTTCGCGCAGGCATAGGCGCCGACGGCGAAAAATCCGGCCTGGCCGAACGAGAGCAACCCGGTGTAACCGAAGAGGAGATTGAACCCGAGGGAGAAGACCGACAGGATCAGGATCTGGATCACGAGGTACAAGGAATAGCGACCGGCCAGCGACGGGAGCGCGAGCAGGATCAGCACCACGACGCCCCCGAACACGATGAGACGGCGAGAGGGCCGGTCGGTCACCGTCTTCCTCAACGGGCAAAGAGGCCTTGCGGCCGGACCAGCAGGACCACCGCCATGATCACGAAGATGAAGAACAGCTCGAACACCGGGAAGAAGAGGGTCCCGTAGGCGCTCAGGATTCCGACGATGAGCGAGCCGACGAAGGCTCCTTTGAGGTTCCCCAGCCCGCCGATGACCGTGATGATGAAGGCCTGAATGATCATCGCGGCGCCGATCCCGGGGGCGACGACCCGGACCGGCGTCCCTATGGCGCCCCCCAGCGCCGCCAGCATCGACCCGAACATGAACACGCCGGAGAACACGCGGGGGACGTTGACGCCGATCGCGTTCGCCATCTCGCGGTCGGAGGCGGTGGCCCGCACGGTTCGCCCCCACCAGCTCTTCTCGAAGAGCGCCCAGAGGAGGATCGCGACGAGCAGCCCCACCGCGATGACGAAGGCGTTGTAGACCGGAAACGGCCGGCCAAACACGCGCCACGCGCCGTCGAGAAAGGCGGGAATCGGAGGGATCTTGAAGACCCCTCCCCAGATGATCTTCACGGCGTCGTCGAGGATCAGGATGAAGCCGAAGGTGAGGAGGAGCTGGTACGCCTCATCGATGGAATAGATCCGGCGCAGGAAGAACCGCTCCATCACCAGGCCGAGCAGGCCGACCCCCAGGAGGCTCAGGAGGATGGCCAGCCCGAACGGGAGCCCGAGCTGGCCGTAGAAGGTGAAGGCCAGGTACGCCCCCATCATGAAG
This genomic interval from Candidatus Methylomirabilota bacterium contains the following:
- a CDS encoding branched-chain amino acid ABC transporter permease, translated to MTDRPSRRLIVFGGVVVLILLALPSLAGRYSLYLVIQILILSVFSLGFNLLFGYTGLLSFGQAGFFAVGAYACAKILLAVPNLFLGLIGGVVVAAAAALLLGFLSVRHTRIYFSMLTLAYGMMIYSIAWKWRDFTGGDDGLVGIPRAPLAIPGLPALSVASMERYYYVVLVVSLLAIWLMYRLVNSPLGLALQAIRDSESRAEFAGIAVRTYRLVAFTIAGLYAGLAGALLPPLENTVTPPIAHWSTSAEPVLATLLGGIHVFGGPIVGAFLFFMIKDVIVRFTEYWLIWLGAIVVVLVMGFRGGVVGIFARQVRSARAEAPSGR
- a CDS encoding branched-chain amino acid ABC transporter permease, which produces MDTIAFQGLIGLSLAMYLWLISAGLTIIFGVLRIVNFAHGSLFMMGAYLAFTFYGQLGLPFGLAILLSLLGVGLLGLVMERFFLRRIYSIDEAYQLLLTFGFILILDDAVKIIWGGVFKIPPIPAFLDGAWRVFGRPFPVYNAFVIAVGLLVAILLWALFEKSWWGRTVRATASDREMANAIGVNVPRVFSGVFMFGSMLAALGGAIGTPVRVVAPGIGAAMIIQAFIITVIGGLGNLKGAFVGSLIVGILSAYGTLFFPVFELFFIFVIMAVVLLVRPQGLFAR